In Streptomyces sp. NBC_00878, a single window of DNA contains:
- a CDS encoding universal stress protein encodes MALPLVVGVDGSESSLRAVDWAVDEAVRHGVPLRVVHASLWERYEGASLADTPGVVSDAVTGHDLVESVVAGAARRAGLRAPMLEISTGVVPEDPVSALLREALRASAVVTGVRGRGPIRELLLGSVSLALAARAPCPVVVVRGRAQNRQSAVGRIVLGVGTGATAPAAVRYAFREAAVRGWEVEAVRAWRRPAHRTAPHPLLTGEPAHAEEDSAEALLDEALDGLAKEYPGVIVHRALVEGSARHALVARSKTGDLLVIGARRPRGHLGPQLGLVGHTVLHHSDCPVAVVPQQE; translated from the coding sequence ATGGCGCTACCCCTGGTTGTGGGTGTCGATGGCTCGGAGTCCAGCCTCCGCGCCGTCGACTGGGCTGTGGACGAGGCGGTCCGCCACGGGGTGCCGCTGCGGGTCGTCCACGCCTCGCTCTGGGAGCGGTACGAGGGCGCGTCCCTGGCGGACACACCCGGGGTTGTCTCGGATGCGGTGACCGGACATGATCTCGTGGAGAGCGTCGTGGCGGGAGCAGCCCGTCGTGCCGGGCTGCGCGCGCCGATGCTGGAGATCAGCACGGGCGTGGTACCGGAGGATCCCGTGTCGGCGCTGCTGCGCGAGGCACTGCGCGCCAGCGCCGTCGTGACCGGTGTACGAGGCCGGGGCCCGATCAGGGAACTCCTGCTGGGCTCGGTCAGTCTCGCCCTCGCTGCCCGGGCTCCCTGCCCGGTCGTCGTCGTACGCGGCCGGGCGCAGAACAGACAATCCGCCGTCGGCCGTATCGTTCTGGGTGTCGGAACCGGTGCCACAGCGCCGGCAGCGGTCCGGTACGCCTTCCGGGAGGCCGCGGTACGCGGGTGGGAGGTCGAGGCCGTACGGGCCTGGCGTCGCCCGGCGCACCGGACGGCGCCGCACCCGCTGCTGACCGGGGAGCCCGCCCATGCCGAGGAGGACAGTGCCGAGGCTCTGCTCGACGAGGCGTTGGACGGCCTCGCCAAGGAGTATCCCGGCGTGATCGTGCACCGTGCGCTGGTTGAGGGCTCCGCACGCCATGCGCTGGTGGCCCGGTCGAAGACGGGCGATCTCCTGGTCATCGGGGCCCGTCGGCCTCGC
- a CDS encoding class I SAM-dependent RNA methyltransferase has product MQAEPKKSPAGSLVGQEYEVEIGPVAHGGHCVARTEAGQVLFVRHALPGERVVARVTEGEEDSRFLRADAVTVLEASKDRVEAPCPYAGPGRCGGCDWQHAKPGAQRRLKGEVIAEQLQRLAGLTPEEAGWDGTVMPAEGDKLPAGEVPAWRTRVQYAVDEDGNAGLRRHRSHEIEPIEHCMIAAPGISELGIEERDWSGMESVEAIAATGSQDRMVILEPRPGARLPLVELDKPVSVMRVEEHDGGIHRVHGRAFVRERADDRTYRVGSGGFWQVHPKSADTLVKAVMQGLLPRKGDMALDLYCGVGLFAGALADRIGDKGAVLGIESGKRAVEDAKHNLAAFDRVRIEQGKVEAVLPRTGITEVDLIVLDPPRAGAGKKTVQHLASLGARKIAYVACDPAALARDLGYFRDGGYRVRTLRAFDLFPMTHHVECVAILEPVAKGS; this is encoded by the coding sequence ATGCAGGCAGAACCGAAGAAATCGCCGGCGGGGTCGCTCGTGGGTCAGGAGTACGAGGTCGAGATCGGCCCCGTCGCGCACGGCGGGCACTGCGTCGCCCGTACCGAGGCCGGTCAGGTCCTCTTCGTACGGCACGCGCTGCCCGGTGAGCGGGTCGTCGCACGGGTGACGGAGGGCGAGGAGGACTCGCGCTTCCTGCGCGCGGACGCGGTGACGGTCCTGGAGGCGTCCAAGGACCGCGTCGAGGCGCCCTGCCCGTACGCGGGTCCCGGCCGCTGCGGTGGCTGCGACTGGCAGCACGCCAAGCCGGGTGCGCAGCGGCGCCTCAAGGGCGAGGTCATCGCCGAGCAGCTCCAGCGGCTCGCGGGCCTCACCCCGGAGGAGGCCGGCTGGGACGGCACGGTGATGCCGGCCGAGGGCGACAAGCTGCCCGCCGGTGAGGTGCCCGCGTGGCGTACGCGCGTGCAGTACGCGGTCGACGAGGACGGCAACGCCGGTCTGCGCCGCCACCGTTCGCACGAGATCGAGCCCATCGAGCACTGCATGATCGCCGCGCCCGGGATCTCCGAGCTGGGCATCGAGGAGCGCGACTGGTCCGGCATGGAGTCGGTCGAGGCGATCGCGGCGACCGGTTCGCAGGACCGGATGGTGATCCTCGAACCGCGGCCCGGCGCCCGCCTGCCCCTTGTCGAACTCGACAAGCCCGTCTCCGTCATGCGCGTCGAGGAGCACGACGGCGGAATCCACCGCGTCCACGGCCGCGCCTTCGTGCGCGAACGCGCCGACGACCGTACGTACCGGGTCGGCAGCGGCGGCTTCTGGCAGGTCCACCCGAAGTCGGCCGACACGCTCGTCAAGGCCGTCATGCAGGGCCTGCTCCCGCGCAAGGGCGACATGGCCCTCGACCTCTACTGCGGCGTCGGCCTCTTCGCGGGCGCCCTCGCCGACCGCATCGGCGACAAGGGCGCGGTCCTCGGCATCGAGTCCGGCAAGCGCGCGGTGGAGGACGCCAAGCACAACCTCGCCGCGTTCGACCGCGTCCGCATCGAACAGGGCAAGGTCGAGGCGGTCCTCCCGCGCACCGGCATCACCGAGGTAGACCTCATCGTCCTCGACCCGCCCCGCGCCGGCGCCGGCAAGAAGACGGTCCAGCACCTGGCGTCACTCGGAGCCCGCAAGATCGCGTACGTGGCCTGCGACCCGGCGGCGCTGGCACGGGACTTGGGGTACTTCCGGGACGGGGGGTATCGGGTGCGGACGTTGCGGGCGTTTGATTTGTTTCCCATGACGCATCATGTGGAGTGCGTGGCGATTCTTGAGCCGGTGGCGAAGGGCTCCTGA
- a CDS encoding TrkA family potassium uptake protein: MRVAIAGAGAVGRSIAGELLENGHEILLIDKAPTAISVERVPQAEWLLADACEITSLDEAALQRCNVVIAATGDDKVNLVVSLLAKTEYGVPRVVARVNNPKNEWLFTEAWGVDVAVSTPRLMSALVEEAVSVGDLVRLLRFSHGDANLVELTLPPESALAGTQVGEVAWPEDTSLVTIIRGTRVLTPTHEDSLEAGDELLFVAAQAREEQLEDLLSVRRQDATG; this comes from the coding sequence ATGAGGGTCGCCATTGCCGGTGCCGGCGCGGTGGGCCGCTCGATCGCGGGCGAGCTCCTGGAGAACGGGCACGAGATCCTGCTGATCGACAAGGCGCCGACCGCCATCTCGGTGGAGCGCGTCCCGCAGGCGGAGTGGCTGCTCGCCGACGCCTGCGAGATCACTTCCCTGGACGAGGCCGCGCTGCAACGGTGCAACGTGGTCATCGCGGCGACGGGCGACGACAAGGTGAACCTGGTCGTCTCGCTCCTCGCCAAGACGGAGTACGGGGTTCCGCGGGTCGTGGCCCGCGTCAACAACCCGAAGAACGAATGGCTGTTCACCGAGGCGTGGGGCGTGGACGTGGCCGTCTCGACCCCGCGTCTGATGTCGGCCCTGGTCGAGGAGGCGGTGAGCGTCGGCGATCTGGTCCGCCTGCTGCGCTTCAGCCACGGCGACGCCAACCTCGTCGAACTGACCCTGCCCCCGGAGTCCGCCCTCGCCGGCACCCAGGTCGGCGAAGTGGCGTGGCCCGAGGACACGTCCCTCGTCACCATCATCCGCGGCACGCGCGTCCTCACCCCCACCCACGAGGACTCCCTGGAAGCGGGCGACGAACTCCTGTTCGTGGCGGCTCAGGCCCGCGAGGAACAGTTGGAGGACCTGTTGTCGGTACGCCGCCAGGACGCGACGGGCTGA
- a CDS encoding APC family permease, translating to MSKLTDVPKRILIGRALRSDRLGETLLPKRIALPVFASDPLSSVAYAPGEVLLVLSIAGVSAYHFSPWIAVAVVVLMFTVVASYRQNVHAYPSGGGDYEVANTNLGPKAGLTVASALLVDYVLTVAVSIASGIENLGSAIPFVVEHKVPCAVAVIVLLTLMNLRGVKESGKLFAIPTYVFVVGVFLMIAWGAFRGFVLDDTMKAPTADFEIKAEHQGLAGFALVFLLLRAFSSGCAALTGVEAISNGVPAFRKPKSKNAATTLAAMGLLAVTMFCGIIGLAMATDVRMAEYPAQDLLQNGVAVGADYVQNPVISQVAEAVFGDGSFLFIVLAAATALVLFLAANTAYNGFPLLGSILAQDRYLPRQLHTRGDRLAFSNGIVLLAGAAIMLVWIYGADSTRLIQLYIVGVFVSFTLSQTGMVRHWNRHLATEKDQAKRRHMIRSRAINAFGAFFTGLVLVVVLVTKFTHGAWVALLGMVIFYATMSAIRKHYDRVTEEIAAPEGPSDDSVRPSRVHSVVLISKIHRPTLRALAYAKLMRSDSLEALSVNVDPAETKALREEWERRGITVPLKVLDSPYREITRPVIEYVKGLRQESPRDVVSVIIPEYVVGHWYEHLLHNQSALRLKGRLLFTPGVMVTSVPYQLESSEVAKKRARKRQEWNAPGSVRRGPAEDRPKEPSSPTKS from the coding sequence GTGTCCAAACTGACCGACGTGCCCAAACGGATCTTGATCGGGCGCGCACTGCGCAGTGACCGGCTGGGAGAGACGCTCCTGCCGAAGCGCATCGCACTCCCCGTCTTCGCTTCCGACCCGCTCTCCTCCGTGGCGTACGCCCCCGGAGAAGTGCTGCTCGTCCTTTCCATCGCGGGCGTGTCGGCCTACCACTTCAGCCCCTGGATCGCGGTCGCGGTCGTCGTGCTGATGTTCACCGTCGTGGCCTCGTACCGGCAGAACGTGCACGCCTACCCCAGCGGCGGTGGCGACTACGAGGTGGCCAACACCAACCTCGGCCCCAAGGCCGGCCTCACCGTCGCCAGCGCGCTGCTCGTCGACTACGTCCTGACCGTCGCGGTGTCGATCGCGTCCGGCATCGAGAACCTCGGCTCGGCCATCCCGTTCGTCGTCGAGCACAAGGTGCCCTGCGCGGTCGCCGTGATCGTGCTGCTCACGCTGATGAACCTGCGCGGGGTCAAGGAGTCCGGGAAGCTCTTCGCGATCCCGACGTACGTCTTCGTGGTGGGCGTCTTCCTGATGATCGCGTGGGGTGCCTTCCGTGGGTTCGTCCTCGACGACACCATGAAGGCGCCGACCGCCGACTTCGAGATCAAGGCCGAGCACCAGGGACTCGCGGGCTTCGCCCTCGTCTTCCTGCTGCTGCGGGCCTTCTCCTCCGGCTGTGCCGCGCTCACCGGCGTCGAGGCGATCTCCAACGGCGTCCCCGCCTTCCGCAAGCCCAAGTCCAAGAACGCGGCGACCACCCTCGCCGCCATGGGCCTGCTCGCCGTCACCATGTTCTGCGGCATCATCGGCCTGGCCATGGCGACCGACGTGCGCATGGCCGAGTACCCGGCCCAAGACCTGCTGCAGAACGGCGTCGCCGTCGGCGCCGACTACGTCCAGAACCCGGTGATCTCCCAGGTCGCCGAGGCCGTGTTCGGCGACGGCAGCTTCCTGTTCATCGTGCTCGCCGCGGCCACCGCCCTCGTGCTCTTCCTGGCCGCGAACACCGCGTACAACGGCTTCCCGCTGCTCGGTTCGATCCTCGCGCAGGACCGCTACCTGCCGCGCCAGCTGCACACCCGCGGCGACCGGCTCGCCTTCTCGAACGGCATCGTGCTGCTCGCGGGCGCGGCGATCATGCTGGTCTGGATCTACGGCGCCGACTCGACCCGCCTCATCCAGCTCTACATCGTCGGCGTGTTCGTGTCCTTCACGCTGAGCCAGACCGGCATGGTCCGGCACTGGAACCGTCACCTGGCCACCGAAAAGGACCAGGCCAAGCGCCGCCACATGATCCGCTCCCGGGCGATCAACGCGTTCGGCGCCTTCTTCACGGGCCTGGTGCTGGTCGTCGTCCTCGTCACCAAGTTCACGCACGGCGCCTGGGTCGCACTGCTCGGCATGGTGATCTTCTACGCGACGATGTCCGCGATCCGGAAGCACTACGACCGCGTCACCGAGGAGATCGCCGCGCCCGAGGGCCCCTCCGACGACAGCGTGCGCCCCTCCCGCGTCCACTCCGTCGTACTGATCTCGAAGATCCACCGGCCGACGCTGCGGGCCCTCGCGTACGCCAAGCTGATGCGCTCCGACAGCCTGGAGGCGCTCAGCGTCAACGTCGACCCGGCCGAGACGAAGGCCCTGCGCGAGGAGTGGGAGCGGCGCGGCATCACCGTGCCGCTGAAGGTCCTCGACTCCCCGTACCGCGAGATCACCCGGCCGGTCATCGAGTACGTGAAGGGGCTGCGGCAGGAGTCCCCGCGCGACGTCGTGTCGGTGATCATCCCCGAGTACGTCGTCGGCCACTGGTACGAGCACCTGCTGCACAACCAGAGCGCGCTGCGGCTCAAGGGGCGCCTGCTGTTCACGCCGGGCGTGATGGTGACGTCGGTGCCGTATCAGCTGGAGTCCTCCGAGGTGGCCAAGAAGCGGGCCCGCAAGCGGCAGGAGTGGAACGCGCCGGGTTCCGTGCGGCGTGGACCGGCAGAGGACCGGCCGAAGGAACCGTCGTCTCCGACTAAGAGCTGA
- a CDS encoding TrkA family potassium uptake protein → MHIVIMGCGRVGSALAQTLEQQGHTVAVIDQDPTAFRRLGSGFGGRRVTGVGYDQDTLREAGIEDAGAFAAVSSGDNSNIIAARVAREMFGIENVAARIYDPRRAEVYQRLGIPTVATVRWTADQMLRRLLPSGAEPLWRDPTGGVQLAEVHASTTWVGQRISRLQEETGVRVAFLTRLGEAVLPTSQTVLQEGDLVHVMMRTDDVEKVEASFAEGPEEEGGH, encoded by the coding sequence GTGCACATCGTCATCATGGGTTGCGGGAGAGTGGGTTCCGCTCTTGCCCAGACCCTGGAGCAACAGGGGCATACGGTCGCCGTGATCGACCAGGACCCCACCGCCTTCCGACGACTGGGCTCCGGGTTCGGCGGCCGTCGTGTCACCGGCGTCGGCTACGACCAGGACACCCTGCGCGAGGCGGGCATCGAGGACGCCGGCGCCTTCGCCGCCGTGTCCAGCGGTGACAACTCGAACATCATCGCCGCCCGGGTGGCCCGCGAGATGTTCGGCATCGAGAACGTCGCGGCGCGTATCTACGACCCGCGCCGCGCCGAGGTCTACCAGCGGCTGGGCATCCCGACGGTCGCCACCGTGCGCTGGACCGCCGATCAGATGCTGCGCCGGCTGCTGCCGTCGGGCGCCGAGCCGCTGTGGCGCGACCCCACCGGCGGGGTGCAGCTCGCCGAGGTGCACGCGTCCACGACGTGGGTCGGCCAGCGGATCAGCCGGCTCCAGGAGGAGACCGGCGTACGCGTGGCCTTCCTCACCCGGCTGGGCGAGGCGGTCCTGCCCACCTCCCAGACGGTGCTGCAGGAGGGCGACCTGGTGCACGTGATGATGCGTACGGACGACGTCGAGAAGGTCGAGGCGTCGTTCGCCGAGGGCCCTGAAGAGGAAGGCGGTCACTGA